The following DNA comes from Mesorhizobium sp. B2-1-8.
ACCGTGCCGCCGGTGCCGGACACGGTGCTGGAAGACTATTACCAGCTCATCGAGAAACGCTTCTCCAATCCCAAGATCGGCGACACGGTGCGCCGCCTCTGCCTCGACGGCTCCAACCGCCAGCCGAAATTTATCATCCCGACCATCGCCGATCGGCTGAAGGCGGGCAAAGGCGTTGCCGGTCTGGCGCTGGAATCGGCGCTGTGGTGTCGCTACTGCTTCGGCACGACGGACAGCGGAGCGGTCATCGAGCCCAACGACCCGAGCTGGGACCGGCTGCAGGCAACGGCAAAAGCGGCAAAGGACGCGCCCGCCGCCTGGCTTGCGATGGACGATATCTATGGCGATGTCGGCCGCGCCACCGCCTTCGTCGAGGCCTTTGCCCACGCGCTCAACGCACTCTGGGCCAATGGCGCGCGCGCCACGCTGACGCGCTACCTCGCCGGCAAGCTCTGAGAGCCAGCCGGCACCATGACGCCGGACCTGGTCATCTTCGACTGCGACGGCGTGCTGGTCGACAGCGAGGTGCTCTCCGTCTCCGCCCTGCTCGGCATGATCGACCTTGCCGGCGGCAGTCTCAGTGAAGACGCCGCCTACGAGCATTTCCTCGGCAAGAGCATGAAGAGCGTGCGCGAGATCCTTGGCCGCGACTTCGGCCTGGAGATCACCGAACAGCATCTCACCGCCATGCGCGTCGACCTCATGCGAAAGTTTCGCGAGGAGCTGAAGCCGATCCCTGGCGTCAAGGAGATGCTGCCGAAGCTCGGCCTGCCGTACTGCGTCGCCTCTTCCGGCACGCTGGAACGGATTCGTTACGCGCTCGACGTCACCGGCCTGCTCACGCTGATGGAGCCGCATCTGTTCAGCGCCGCCATGGTTGCCAGGGGCAAGCCGGCACCGGATCTTTTCCTCCACGCCGCTGTCGCCATGCGGGCGCAACCGCGAAACTGCCTCGTCATCGAGGACAGCCCGACCGGTGTCGCTGCGGCGCGCGCGGCCGACATGCGCGTCTTCGCCTTCACTGGCGGCGCGCACGCCGGCAATCCGGGATTGAAAGCGCGGCTTGCGTCGACCGAACCGGACTCTATATTCGCTGACATGCTGCAATTGCCCGATCTGATTGCAGGCCTGGGAGCGAGAGTTAGAGCATCTTGACGAAACAGTTTGTCTGCGCGGTCGATGTCGGCACCGGGAGCGCTCGCGCGGGTATTCTCGACGCCAGTGGCGCGTTGCTCGGCCGTGCCGAGCGGCCGATCGCCATGAACCAGCCGAAGCCCGATCATGCCGAGCATGATTCACGCGATATCTGGTCCGCTGTCTGCGCCGCCGTGCGTGCCGCACGGGAAAAGGCCGGCGTCGCGGCCGAGGATGTCGCCGGCATCTCCTTCGATGCCACCTGTTCGCTGGTGGTGCGTGACAGGCAAGGCGGCCAGCTCAGTGTGTCGACCACCGGCGACAAGCGCTGGGACACCATTGTCTGGCTCGACCACCGCGCCATTGCCGAGGCCGACGAATGCACGGCGAGCGGCCACGAGGTGCTCAACTATATCGGCGGCGTCATGTCGCCCGAGATGGCGACGCCAAAGCTGATGTGGCTGAAGCGCAATCTGCCCGGCACCTGGAATGAAGCCGGCTATCTATTCGACTTGACTGATTACCTGACCTGGCAGGCGACCGGCTCGCTGGCGCGCTCACAATGCACGCTGACGGCCAAATGGACTTATCTCGCGCACCAGGAAACCGCGTGGCAGCGTGATTTCTTCGAACTCGTCGGCCTTGACGATCTTTTCGAGCACGGCAATCTGCCGGAGCGGGCCAGCGCGGTCGGCACCGATATCGGCCCGTTGACGGCAGAGGCAGTGGCGGAACTCGGCCTGACAGAAAACTGCCGCGTCGGCGCGGGCGTCATCGATGCCTATGCCGGCGCGCTTGGCGTGCTCGGCGGCTTTGC
Coding sequences within:
- a CDS encoding HAD family hydrolase; the encoded protein is MTPDLVIFDCDGVLVDSEVLSVSALLGMIDLAGGSLSEDAAYEHFLGKSMKSVREILGRDFGLEITEQHLTAMRVDLMRKFREELKPIPGVKEMLPKLGLPYCVASSGTLERIRYALDVTGLLTLMEPHLFSAAMVARGKPAPDLFLHAAVAMRAQPRNCLVIEDSPTGVAAARAADMRVFAFTGGAHAGNPGLKARLASTEPDSIFADMLQLPDLIAGLGARVRAS
- a CDS encoding FGGY-family carbohydrate kinase, translating into MTKQFVCAVDVGTGSARAGILDASGALLGRAERPIAMNQPKPDHAEHDSRDIWSAVCAAVRAAREKAGVAAEDVAGISFDATCSLVVRDRQGGQLSVSTTGDKRWDTIVWLDHRAIAEADECTASGHEVLNYIGGVMSPEMATPKLMWLKRNLPGTWNEAGYLFDLTDYLTWQATGSLARSQCTLTAKWTYLAHQETAWQRDFFELVGLDDLFEHGNLPERASAVGTDIGPLTAEAVAELGLTENCRVGAGVIDAYAGALGVLGGFAGDDRNIGRHLALIAGTSSCVMAMSPDPQPFAGVWGPYYGAALPKLWLSEGGQSATGALLDHIIRWHGAGGEPNAAMHARIAGRVAELRAAEGDNLAPRLHVLPDFHGNRSPLADPHAVGVVSGLTLDSSFDSLCKLYWRTAVGIALGVRHVLEALNENGYLIDTLHVTGGHTKNPLLMELYADATGCTVVEPLADEAVLLGTGMVAATAAGLFPDLNAACLAMQQGGKTRAANPAASGRFDRDYRIFLEMHRQRQMLDAIR